A region of Candidatus Terasakiella magnetica DNA encodes the following proteins:
- a CDS encoding acetyl/propionyl/methylcrotonyl-CoA carboxylase subunit alpha, translating to MFTKILIANRGEIACRVIKTARRMGVKTVAVYSDADAGAMHVAMADEAYHIGGSAAADSYLVYEKIIDVCKKSGAQAVHPGYGFLSENAAFCKALAENDITFIGPPVGAIEAMGSKSEAKKIMEQADVPLVPGYHGEEQSVELMREHANKMGYPVILKAAAGGGGKGMRIVWKESEIEDAWDSARREAMKGFGDDHMLVEKYLTKPRHVEIQVFADSHDECVYLFERDCSVQRRHQKVVEEAPAPNMTQDLRHKMGVAACNAARAIGYVGAGTVEFLLDEDGSFYFMEMNTRLQVEHPVTEMITGEDLVEWQLRVAAGQAIPVKQDDLSMSGHSMEVRIYAEDPNNDFLPATGELKHLRTPKESAHVRIDTGVREGDEVSIYYDPMISKLIVWADTREGALRHMRKALADYQVVGLTTNIEFLATLVSHPAFVNFDVDTGFIERHENDLFPARDHITDDALALACLDVFITRDEEAQAQADWSGDPFSPWHSTSGFRMNDDNHHELYFGEGDDIITVTCHYRDDGFLMELPGGDVHVRGERDANGDLMADLGGRRMKATVVRHGDNLEILVHGLAHALKLFDPMAASENMDEVSGSLTSPMPGKVVSVLVEKGQEVSEGDSLMILEAMKMEHTIFAPMEGVVEDIFFNAGDQLEEGVELLKIHTE from the coding sequence ATGTTTACGAAAATCCTGATTGCCAACCGTGGCGAAATTGCTTGTCGTGTCATTAAGACAGCGCGCCGTATGGGCGTTAAAACGGTTGCCGTTTATTCTGATGCCGATGCTGGGGCCATGCATGTGGCGATGGCTGATGAGGCGTATCATATTGGTGGCTCTGCTGCGGCAGATAGCTATCTTGTTTATGAAAAAATCATTGATGTCTGCAAAAAGTCTGGCGCACAGGCTGTGCATCCGGGCTATGGTTTCCTATCTGAAAACGCAGCCTTTTGTAAGGCGTTGGCAGAAAATGACATTACCTTTATCGGCCCACCTGTTGGTGCGATTGAGGCAATGGGGTCAAAATCTGAAGCCAAGAAAATCATGGAACAAGCCGACGTGCCGTTAGTGCCGGGCTATCATGGTGAGGAACAGTCTGTTGAGTTGATGCGCGAGCATGCTAACAAAATGGGCTATCCGGTCATCTTGAAAGCGGCTGCTGGTGGTGGCGGTAAAGGTATGCGTATCGTCTGGAAAGAGTCCGAGATTGAAGATGCATGGGATAGTGCGCGCCGTGAAGCCATGAAAGGCTTTGGCGATGACCATATGTTGGTGGAAAAATACCTGACCAAACCACGCCATGTGGAAATTCAGGTCTTTGCCGACAGCCATGATGAATGTGTGTATCTGTTTGAACGTGATTGTTCAGTACAGCGTCGTCACCAAAAAGTGGTTGAAGAAGCCCCTGCGCCAAACATGACACAGGACTTGCGCCATAAAATGGGTGTGGCTGCCTGTAATGCCGCGCGTGCCATTGGTTATGTAGGTGCCGGTACGGTTGAATTTTTGCTGGATGAAGACGGTTCATTCTACTTTATGGAAATGAACACACGCTTGCAGGTAGAACACCCTGTAACAGAAATGATCACGGGCGAAGATTTGGTTGAATGGCAGCTTCGTGTGGCTGCGGGTCAAGCCATCCCGGTGAAGCAAGATGATCTGTCCATGAGTGGTCATTCCATGGAAGTCCGTATCTATGCGGAAGATCCAAATAATGATTTCTTGCCTGCAACGGGTGAGTTGAAACACCTTCGTACACCAAAAGAAAGTGCGCATGTGCGTATTGATACAGGTGTGCGCGAAGGTGATGAAGTCTCGATTTATTATGATCCGATGATCTCAAAATTGATCGTTTGGGCTGATACCCGCGAGGGCGCTTTGCGTCATATGCGCAAAGCATTGGCTGATTATCAAGTTGTTGGCTTAACAACCAATATTGAGTTTTTGGCGACTTTGGTCTCGCATCCTGCCTTTGTTAATTTTGATGTGGATACGGGCTTTATTGAACGTCATGAAAATGACCTTTTCCCGGCGCGTGACCATATCACCGATGATGCGTTGGCACTGGCCTGTCTGGATGTCTTTATTACGCGTGATGAAGAAGCCCAAGCCCAAGCGGACTGGTCTGGTGACCCGTTCAGCCCGTGGCATTCCACAAGTGGTTTTCGCATGAATGATGATAATCATCATGAACTTTATTTCGGTGAAGGTGATGATATCATCACGGTAACATGCCATTACCGCGATGATGGCTTCCTTATGGAATTACCCGGTGGGGATGTGCATGTGCGTGGTGAGCGCGATGCTAATGGTGACCTGATGGCCGACCTTGGTGGTCGTCGCATGAAGGCAACGGTTGTGCGCCATGGGGATAACCTTGAAATTCTGGTTCATGGCCTGGCCCATGCCTTAAAACTGTTTGACCCAATGGCGGCATCTGAAAACATGGATGAAGTCAGTGGCTCGCTTACCTCGCCTATGCCGGGTAAGGTGGTTTCTGTTCTGGTTGAAAAAGGCCAAGAGGTGAGTGAAGGCGATAGTCTGATGATCCTTGAAGCTATGAAGATGGAACATACAATCTTTGCCCCAATGGAAGGCGTGGTTGAAGACATTTTCTTCAATGCTGGCGATCAGCTTGAAGAAGGTGTAGAGTTGCTGAAAATTCATACTGAGTAG
- a CDS encoding enoyl-CoA hydratase/isomerase family protein → MSETSKIDIDDRGVATLTMTRGEMHNAFDDVMIADLTVKLKELEANEAVRVVVLAAEGKSFSAGADLNWMKRMAAYSFEENFEDAMGLGGLLETLNFLKKPTIAKVQGAAFGGGVGLVAACDMAVGSKYASFCLSEVKLGLIPAVISPYVVNAMGQRASRRYMLTAERFKADEALRFGLLHEVVGVDELDGAVESLIEAMMGNGPASVAACKDLIFAVYNRPVDETVIKDTAKRIATQRASDEGKEGLGAFLEKRKPAWVKG, encoded by the coding sequence ATGTCTGAGACTTCAAAAATTGATATTGATGATCGTGGCGTTGCAACCCTGACCATGACACGTGGTGAAATGCACAATGCATTTGACGATGTGATGATTGCGGATTTAACCGTAAAACTGAAAGAGCTGGAAGCCAATGAGGCCGTGCGCGTTGTTGTGCTGGCTGCTGAGGGGAAAAGCTTTTCAGCAGGCGCAGACCTAAACTGGATGAAGCGCATGGCAGCCTACAGCTTTGAAGAAAACTTCGAAGACGCCATGGGGCTTGGTGGTTTGCTGGAAACACTCAATTTCCTTAAAAAACCAACCATTGCCAAAGTCCAAGGCGCAGCCTTTGGCGGCGGTGTTGGCTTGGTGGCGGCCTGTGATATGGCGGTGGGGTCAAAATATGCCAGCTTCTGCCTTTCTGAGGTCAAGCTAGGTCTTATTCCAGCGGTGATTTCACCTTATGTGGTCAACGCCATGGGCCAACGTGCCTCTCGTCGCTATATGCTGACAGCGGAGCGTTTCAAGGCTGATGAAGCTTTGCGCTTTGGTTTGCTGCATGAGGTCGTTGGTGTTGATGAGCTGGACGGCGCGGTTGAAAGCCTGATTGAAGCCATGATGGGCAATGGTCCGGCGTCGGTTGCGGCCTGTAAAGATTTGATCTTTGCGGTCTATAACCGTCCGGTCGATGAAACCGTCATTAAAGATACAGCCAAGCGCATTGCAACACAGCGTGCATCCGATGAAGGAAAAGAAGGCCTTGGCGCCTTTTTAGAAAAAAGAAAACCAGCTTGGGTTAAGGGGTAA
- a CDS encoding carboxyl transferase domain-containing protein, producing MSVLKSSINTRSDDFKTNAEAMQKQVDDLRDVVKTVKQGGGTTANERHIRRGKLLARERIRRLLDVGSPFLELSQLAGWDMYPEDGTIAAGGVITGIGRIEGQECMIVANDPTVKGGSYYPITVKKHLRAQEIAKKNNLPCVYLVESGGANLPRQDEVFPDRDHFGRIFYNQATMSGMNIPQVAVVHGSCTAGGAYVPAMSDESIIVKEQGTIFLGGPPLVKAATGEVVSAEDLGGADVHCKTSGVADHYAQDDGHALAQARQVVRNLNRVKNPNLDIREPEEPLYDAKELYGIIPADTKKPFDIREVIARIVDGSRFDEFKALYGTTLVCGFAHLYGYPVGIVANNGILFSESAQKGAHFIELCAQRGIPLLYLQNITGFMVGRKYEAEGIAKHGAKMVTATACANVPKITCVIAGSFGAGNYAMCGRGYDPNFMFMWPNSRISVMGGEQAAGVLATIKRDGMERKGEEWSQEAEAEFKKPILDKYEVEGHPYYASARLWDDGIFDPVNTRMMLGLSLSASLNKPIEPTNFGVFRM from the coding sequence ATGTCTGTCCTTAAAAGTTCAATCAATACCCGTTCGGATGATTTTAAAACCAATGCTGAAGCAATGCAAAAGCAGGTTGATGATCTTCGTGACGTCGTTAAAACAGTTAAACAAGGTGGCGGGACCACGGCGAATGAGCGCCATATCCGCCGCGGTAAATTGCTGGCACGCGAACGTATTCGCCGCTTGCTTGATGTGGGCTCCCCTTTTCTGGAACTCTCACAGCTTGCTGGCTGGGATATGTATCCAGAAGACGGCACAATTGCCGCAGGTGGTGTGATCACAGGTATTGGCCGCATTGAAGGCCAAGAATGTATGATTGTTGCCAATGATCCAACCGTAAAAGGTGGCTCATACTATCCAATCACAGTGAAAAAGCATTTACGCGCCCAAGAAATTGCCAAGAAAAACAATCTGCCTTGTGTGTATCTGGTTGAATCCGGTGGGGCGAATCTGCCGCGCCAAGATGAAGTTTTCCCTGATCGTGACCATTTTGGTCGCATCTTTTATAACCAAGCCACAATGTCTGGCATGAATATCCCGCAAGTCGCGGTTGTTCATGGCTCTTGTACAGCGGGTGGAGCATATGTGCCTGCCATGTCTGATGAGAGTATCATTGTGAAAGAACAAGGCACCATCTTCTTGGGTGGCCCACCTTTGGTAAAAGCTGCCACAGGTGAAGTCGTTTCTGCTGAAGACCTTGGCGGTGCAGACGTTCACTGTAAAACATCTGGTGTGGCAGATCACTACGCCCAAGATGATGGTCATGCCCTTGCCCAAGCCCGTCAGGTTGTGCGCAACCTCAACCGCGTGAAAAACCCGAACCTTGATATTCGTGAGCCAGAAGAGCCGCTTTATGATGCCAAGGAACTTTACGGTATTATTCCGGCAGATACGAAAAAGCCTTTTGATATCCGCGAAGTGATTGCCCGTATCGTTGATGGTTCGCGCTTTGATGAATTTAAAGCCCTGTACGGCACAACGCTTGTTTGTGGTTTTGCCCACCTTTATGGCTATCCGGTTGGTATTGTTGCCAACAACGGTATCTTATTCTCAGAAAGTGCCCAAAAAGGCGCGCACTTTATTGAGCTTTGCGCCCAACGTGGCATTCCACTTCTGTACTTGCAAAATATCACTGGCTTTATGGTCGGTCGCAAGTATGAAGCTGAAGGGATTGCCAAGCATGGTGCCAAAATGGTGACCGCAACAGCATGTGCGAACGTTCCAAAAATCACCTGTGTGATTGCGGGCTCCTTTGGGGCGGGTAACTATGCTATGTGTGGTCGTGGTTATGATCCAAACTTCATGTTCATGTGGCCAAACTCACGTATCTCTGTGATGGGTGGGGAACAAGCCGCAGGCGTACTTGCCACCATTAAACGCGATGGTATGGAGCGCAAAGGTGAAGAATGGTCACAAGAGGCCGAAGCAGAATTTAAAAAGCCGATCCTTGATAAATATGAAGTCGAAGGTCACCCATATTATGCTTCTGCACGTTTGTGGGATGATGGCATTTTTGATCCGGTTAATACCCGCATGATGCTTGGTCTTTCGCTTTCTGCCTCCCTTAATAAACCGATTGAGCCGACAAATTTCGGCGTCTTTCGTATGTAA
- a CDS encoding 2-hydroxychromene-2-carboxylate isomerase, producing the protein MANPIEFYFEFGSPYGYFAAQEIDAIGQEFDREVIWKPFMLGSAFKATQSMPLMNVPLKGPYCVHDWERMSKYTGTPWQMPEKFPTAILAAPRGFYWLKDQGKTTTAITFAKAAYKAYFADKRPMWEAEETADVAAECGIDREEFLQAVQTPEVKARLIQEGQAAIDAGVFGSPFIRVDGEDFWGWDRLPMVRDWLKNGKWG; encoded by the coding sequence ATGGCAAATCCGATAGAGTTCTATTTTGAGTTCGGCAGCCCCTATGGGTATTTTGCCGCACAGGAAATTGATGCGATTGGGCAGGAATTTGACCGCGAGGTCATCTGGAAACCCTTCATGCTTGGCTCTGCCTTTAAGGCGACACAATCCATGCCGCTGATGAATGTCCCCTTAAAAGGGCCTTATTGTGTTCATGATTGGGAACGTATGTCTAAATACACAGGTACGCCCTGGCAAATGCCTGAAAAGTTTCCAACAGCCATCTTGGCGGCACCGCGTGGTTTTTATTGGTTAAAAGATCAAGGTAAAACCACAACGGCAATCACTTTTGCAAAAGCGGCATATAAAGCCTATTTCGCAGATAAGCGCCCTATGTGGGAAGCAGAAGAAACGGCAGATGTCGCAGCAGAATGTGGCATTGATAGAGAAGAGTTTTTACAGGCGGTGCAAACCCCTGAAGTCAAAGCAAGATTAATTCAAGAAGGTCAGGCTGCTATTGATGCAGGCGTTTTCGGCTCCCCCTTTATCCGTGTAGACGGTGAAGATTTCTGGGGTTGGGATCGTTTGCCAATGGTCCGCGACTGGCTCAAAAATGGGAAGTGGGGATAA
- a CDS encoding acyl-CoA dehydrogenase, whose protein sequence is MILNEEQTLIRDMVRNFARDRITPNAREWEANEAFPKEIFAEMAELGLMGMVAPSEYGGSEIGYVGLALALEEIAAGDGGLSTVLSVHNSVGYGPILKFGNEAQKEKYLAPMACGDKLGCFALTEPHTGSDASALKCRAKRDGDHYVLNGTKQFITSGKIGDTLIAFAVTDPEKGGKGISAFIVPTDTPGYIVSSLEHKMGQKASDTAQIVFEDMRIPAENLLGEEGMGYKIALSNLESGRIGIASQCVGMARGALDEAVEYAKEREAFGKPICEHQAIAFKLADMATQMHAARQMVHHAAALRDAGMPCLKEASMAKVFASEMAERVCSEAIQIFGGYGYSSEFPVEKYYRDVRICQIYEGTSEVQKIVISRAVLNG, encoded by the coding sequence ATGATTCTGAATGAAGAACAAACATTGATCCGCGACATGGTGCGTAATTTCGCCCGTGATCGCATTACGCCTAATGCTCGTGAGTGGGAGGCTAATGAGGCCTTCCCAAAAGAGATTTTTGCTGAAATGGCAGAGCTTGGTCTCATGGGTATGGTGGCGCCCTCTGAGTATGGTGGCTCCGAAATTGGCTATGTCGGTCTGGCGTTGGCACTTGAAGAAATTGCAGCTGGAGACGGTGGTTTAAGTACGGTTCTTTCTGTACATAATTCAGTGGGTTACGGGCCAATCCTAAAGTTTGGTAATGAGGCGCAAAAAGAGAAATATCTTGCGCCAATGGCCTGTGGGGACAAGCTTGGATGTTTTGCTTTAACTGAGCCTCATACGGGTTCAGATGCCTCTGCACTTAAGTGTCGTGCCAAGCGTGATGGTGATCATTATGTGCTCAATGGAACCAAGCAATTTATCACTTCTGGTAAAATTGGCGATACGCTCATTGCATTTGCTGTAACTGATCCTGAAAAAGGTGGAAAAGGTATTTCAGCCTTTATCGTACCCACAGATACGCCGGGTTACATCGTTTCAAGCCTGGAACATAAGATGGGTCAAAAGGCATCTGATACTGCGCAAATTGTTTTTGAAGATATGCGTATTCCGGCTGAGAATTTACTTGGCGAAGAAGGCATGGGCTATAAAATTGCCCTGTCCAATCTGGAATCAGGTCGTATCGGGATTGCGTCGCAATGTGTTGGTATGGCACGTGGTGCATTGGATGAGGCAGTGGAATATGCCAAAGAACGTGAAGCTTTTGGCAAACCAATCTGCGAACATCAGGCCATTGCCTTTAAATTAGCCGATATGGCGACCCAAATGCACGCAGCGCGCCAGATGGTGCATCACGCTGCAGCCCTGAGAGATGCTGGGATGCCATGCCTTAAAGAGGCCTCCATGGCGAAAGTCTTTGCCTCTGAAATGGCAGAGCGCGTTTGTTCTGAGGCAATCCAGATCTTTGGTGGGTATGGCTATTCTTCAGAATTTCCTGTGGAAAAATATTACCGCGATGTTCGCATCTGTCAAATCTATGAAGGTACAAGCGAGGTGCAGAAAATTGTCATCTCCCGTGCCGTGTTAAATGGTTAA
- a CDS encoding acetyl-CoA C-acyltransferase: MSNNDPIVIVGSARTPMGGMQGEFSDLTASQLGGEAIKAAVERSGVKPEDVGEVVFGNVLGAGQGQAPARQAALGGGLPLAAGCSTVNKMCGSGMQATMFAHDMIKAGVREVMVSGGMESMTNAPYLLEKARSGMRLGHGQVKDHMFLDGLEDAYDKGRLMGTFAEECAQSYQFTREEQDNFAIRSLSRANAAIEDGTFKNEIAPVTIKSRKGERVVEIDEQPGNARPDKIPSLRPAFSKDGTVTAANSSSISDGAAALVLMRESEAEKRGLKPLARILGHTTHAQEPNLFTTAPVFAMKALLEQVGWSKDDVDLWEINEAFAVVTMAAMRDLELDEDKVNVHGGACALGHPIGASGARIIVTLLNALEKYGKKNGVASLCIGGGEATAMAFERVA, translated from the coding sequence ATGTCTAATAACGATCCTATTGTCATTGTTGGTTCTGCACGCACGCCCATGGGCGGTATGCAAGGCGAATTCTCTGATTTAACGGCCTCTCAGCTTGGCGGTGAGGCTATTAAAGCCGCTGTTGAGCGCAGCGGTGTAAAGCCTGAAGATGTGGGCGAAGTCGTTTTTGGTAACGTGTTGGGTGCTGGTCAAGGCCAAGCCCCTGCACGCCAAGCTGCCCTTGGTGGTGGTTTGCCATTGGCTGCGGGCTGTTCAACGGTCAACAAAATGTGTGGTTCTGGTATGCAGGCCACCATGTTTGCCCATGATATGATCAAGGCAGGTGTGCGTGAGGTAATGGTTTCTGGTGGTATGGAAAGCATGACCAATGCACCGTATCTTTTGGAAAAAGCACGCAGCGGCATGCGTTTGGGACATGGTCAGGTGAAAGACCATATGTTCCTTGATGGTCTGGAAGATGCCTATGATAAAGGTCGCCTCATGGGGACTTTTGCTGAAGAATGCGCACAATCTTACCAGTTCACCCGTGAAGAACAGGACAATTTCGCCATTCGTTCACTCTCTCGTGCAAATGCAGCGATTGAAGATGGCACTTTTAAAAACGAGATCGCGCCTGTGACTATCAAGTCACGCAAAGGCGAGCGTGTGGTTGAGATTGATGAGCAGCCCGGCAATGCCCGTCCTGACAAAATCCCATCACTGCGTCCGGCCTTTTCAAAAGACGGTACAGTAACGGCGGCGAACTCTTCATCCATTTCTGATGGGGCAGCTGCCCTTGTTTTGATGCGCGAAAGCGAAGCTGAAAAACGTGGCTTGAAGCCTCTGGCACGTATCCTTGGTCACACAACCCATGCCCAAGAACCAAATCTATTCACCACAGCGCCTGTTTTCGCCATGAAAGCCTTGCTTGAGCAAGTGGGCTGGAGCAAGGACGATGTGGACCTTTGGGAAATTAATGAAGCCTTTGCTGTTGTAACTATGGCAGCCATGCGCGACCTTGAACTGGATGAAGATAAAGTCAACGTCCATGGCGGGGCTTGTGCCTTGGGTCATCCCATCGGTGCATCCGGTGCACGTATCATTGTAACGCTGCTTAATGCGTTGGAAAAATACGGCAAGAAAAACGGTGTTGCGTCATTGTGTATTGGTGGTGGTGAAGCCACAGCCATGGCCTTTGAACGCGTTGCTTAA
- a CDS encoding isovaleryl-CoA dehydrogenase, translating to MSFVEYPALNFNLGETADMIRDTVSSFAQEEIAPIAEKTDLDNAFPNEMWTKFGELGLLGITVSEEYGGAGLGYLEHIIAVEEISRASASIGLSYGAHSNLCVNQIYRNGSEEQKKKYLPKLISGEHIGSLAMSEPGAGSDVVSMKLKAEKKGDKYILNGNKMWITNGPDADTLVVYAKTDPDAGPKGITAFIIEKDFVGFSTAQKLDKLGMRGSNTCELVFQDCEVPEENILGGLNKGVRVLMSGLDYERAVLAGGPTGIMMACMDVVVPYIHERQQFGQSIGEFQLIQGKIADMYSTMNACRAYVYAVGAACSRGETTRKDAAGVILYSAEKATQMALDAIQILGGNGYINEYPTGRLLRDAKLYEIGAGTSEIRRMLIGRELFNETK from the coding sequence ATGAGCTTCGTTGAATATCCAGCTTTAAACTTTAATCTTGGCGAAACAGCGGACATGATCCGTGATACGGTGAGTTCCTTTGCTCAGGAAGAAATTGCCCCGATCGCAGAAAAAACCGATCTGGATAACGCCTTCCCAAATGAAATGTGGACCAAATTTGGTGAGCTTGGCTTGCTTGGTATTACTGTTTCTGAAGAATACGGCGGGGCTGGCCTTGGTTATCTGGAACATATCATCGCTGTTGAAGAAATTAGCCGCGCTTCTGCCTCTATCGGCCTGTCATACGGTGCGCACTCTAACCTGTGTGTAAACCAGATTTACCGCAACGGTAGTGAAGAGCAGAAAAAGAAATACCTGCCAAAACTGATTTCCGGTGAGCATATCGGTTCTCTTGCCATGTCTGAGCCCGGTGCCGGTTCTGACGTTGTTTCTATGAAGCTCAAGGCTGAGAAAAAAGGTGATAAGTATATCCTCAATGGTAACAAGATGTGGATCACCAACGGCCCGGATGCTGACACTTTGGTTGTTTATGCGAAAACCGATCCGGATGCAGGCCCAAAAGGCATCACAGCTTTCATCATTGAAAAAGATTTTGTTGGCTTTTCAACAGCGCAAAAGCTCGACAAGCTCGGCATGCGTGGTTCCAACACATGTGAGTTGGTGTTCCAAGACTGTGAAGTGCCAGAAGAAAACATCCTTGGCGGCTTGAACAAAGGTGTACGCGTTCTTATGTCCGGTCTGGATTATGAGCGTGCGGTTCTTGCTGGTGGCCCAACGGGCATCATGATGGCTTGTATGGATGTTGTTGTCCCCTACATTCATGAGCGTCAGCAGTTTGGTCAATCCATTGGTGAGTTTCAGCTGATCCAAGGTAAAATCGCCGATATGTATTCTACAATGAATGCTTGTCGCGCTTATGTTTATGCGGTTGGTGCGGCATGTTCGCGCGGTGAAACAACCCGTAAAGATGCGGCTGGTGTGATCTTGTACTCTGCTGAAAAAGCCACACAAATGGCCTTGGATGCGATCCAAATTCTGGGTGGTAATGGCTACATTAATGAGTATCCAACAGGTCGCTTGTTGCGCGATGCAAAACTTTACGAGATCGGTGCTGGCACATCAGAAATCCGCCGTATGCTGATCGGTCGTGAACTGTTTAACGAAACCAAGTAA
- a CDS encoding YeeE/YedE thiosulfate transporter family protein produces MEKVLLAIVIGGAFGFVLDRIGATNPNVIIHMLRLSKLHLMKTILLAIGFSSVLMFTGFLVGIIDVGHMSVKTAYIGVFVGGVLLGLGFAAAGYCPGTGLAAAATGRKDALFFVLGGLVGAGAYMATYSQVKATGLLDKVLGGKVTLGAVDGAKYSSVFETMPGEVIGIILGVAFMVIAFVLPDSFRKEA; encoded by the coding sequence ATGGAAAAGGTTCTTCTTGCCATTGTTATTGGCGGCGCTTTTGGTTTTGTGCTGGATCGTATTGGGGCAACAAACCCTAACGTCATTATCCATATGCTGCGTTTAAGTAAGCTTCACTTGATGAAAACAATCTTGCTTGCCATTGGTTTTTCATCAGTGCTGATGTTCACAGGTTTCTTAGTTGGCATTATTGATGTGGGCCATATGTCGGTGAAAACCGCCTATATCGGTGTGTTTGTCGGTGGTGTTTTACTCGGTCTTGGCTTTGCTGCTGCAGGCTATTGCCCGGGTACAGGTTTGGCTGCGGCTGCTACGGGGCGCAAGGATGCGTTATTCTTTGTTCTTGGTGGTCTTGTTGGGGCAGGGGCCTATATGGCGACTTATTCCCAAGTTAAGGCAACTGGGCTTTTAGATAAGGTTTTGGGCGGCAAAGTCACACTTGGCGCAGTTGATGGCGCGAAATACTCAAGTGTGTTTGAAACTATGCCCGGTGAGGTTATCGGTATTATTTTAGGGGTTGCCTTTATGGTGATTGCTTTTGTTCTACCAGATAGTTTTCGCAAAGAAGCGTAA
- a CDS encoding YeeE/YedE thiosulfate transporter family protein: protein MLSWKKGGLLLGFVFLMAVVLVKPIGVSTQFVIFDGILWDAVDSNVVVESTESKSGYASENAYLNKSGGKYAKNVSNPMNYSFVFVIAMIIGAGASALLRGGIKREQKCMPEVWRANFGDSPIKRYVMAFVAGFLVLYGARLAGGCTSGHMMSGMMQTAMSGYIFALGAFVAGIPLAIMMFKKQENA, encoded by the coding sequence ATGCTTTCATGGAAGAAAGGCGGGCTCTTGCTGGGCTTTGTTTTCCTCATGGCAGTTGTGTTGGTCAAGCCCATCGGGGTTTCAACGCAGTTTGTTATTTTTGATGGTATCTTGTGGGATGCGGTTGATTCAAATGTAGTTGTTGAGTCAACTGAGAGTAAAAGCGGTTATGCCAGTGAAAATGCTTACTTAAATAAAAGCGGCGGCAAATATGCCAAGAATGTTTCCAATCCGATGAACTATAGCTTCGTTTTTGTGATTGCCATGATCATTGGTGCCGGGGCTTCGGCGCTTTTGCGTGGCGGTATTAAACGTGAGCAAAAATGCATGCCAGAGGTTTGGCGTGCTAATTTCGGTGACTCACCGATTAAAAGGTATGTGATGGCTTTTGTTGCGGGTTTCCTTGTGCTTTACGGGGCGCGTTTGGCAGGGGGCTGTACCAGCGGTCATATGATGAGTGGCATGATGCAGACAGCCATGTCCGGTTATATCTTCGCCCTTGGGGCATTTGTTGCAGGCATTCCGCTGGCGATCATGATGTTTAAAAAGCAGGAGAATGCATAA
- a CDS encoding response regulator: MSLKDLTFALIDDDKTMLKILGALFEEGDLTYSPFHSASTAIIDIIEEQPDCVITDINMAGMDGLSLIKELRKNDIMANTKYIVITANQGDEWKEKAKEAGAHGFILKPFDTDNLLKQVEAICLG, from the coding sequence ATGTCACTTAAAGACTTAACATTTGCATTGATTGACGATGACAAGACAATGCTAAAAATCCTTGGCGCACTTTTTGAAGAAGGCGATCTTACCTATAGCCCTTTTCACAGTGCCTCCACCGCAATCATTGATATCATTGAAGAACAACCCGATTGCGTCATAACCGATATCAACATGGCTGGCATGGATGGGCTCTCCCTAATTAAAGAGTTGCGCAAAAATGATATAATGGCCAATACCAAATATATCGTTATCACAGCTAATCAAGGCGATGAGTGGAAAGAAAAAGCCAAAGAAGCTGGTGCTCATGGTTTTATCTTAAAACCCTTTGATACAGATAATCTTCTCAAACAGGTTGAGGCTATTTGCCTAGGCTGA
- a CDS encoding PaaI family thioesterase — MDFKPRCENYIELVQKAFDEQGFMKHLGTEIVDIRPGYCELHIPFKKELDQHHGYFHGGVIGSLADVSGGFAGFTLVEEGQAMLTVEYKLNIIAPGAGDYLKGIGRVVKSGRTLTVTHIDVYGVKDGVETQCATAIQTLMAVSA, encoded by the coding sequence ATGGATTTTAAACCACGTTGTGAAAACTATATCGAGCTTGTTCAAAAAGCTTTTGATGAACAGGGCTTTATGAAACATCTGGGCACAGAGATCGTTGATATTCGCCCAGGCTATTGTGAACTTCATATCCCGTTTAAGAAGGAGCTCGACCAACATCATGGCTATTTCCATGGCGGTGTAATTGGCTCTTTAGCTGATGTTTCGGGTGGCTTTGCTGGTTTTACCTTGGTGGAAGAAGGCCAAGCGATGCTGACGGTGGAATATAAGCTCAACATCATTGCACCGGGGGCAGGGGACTATCTTAAAGGGATAGGGCGCGTTGTAAAATCAGGGCGCACATTGACGGTCACACATATTGATGTTTATGGGGTCAAGGATGGCGTAGAAACCCAATGTGCGACCGCTATTCAAACTTTAATGGCTGTTTCAGCCTAG